One genomic window of Paenisporosarcina antarctica includes the following:
- a CDS encoding cell wall elongation regulator TseB-like domain-containing protein, which yields MKSWIIFISVFIISLSLCISLFVIWKAGQPFADVKEKAELLAVSEGNLKEVSDSMVYSGSTIYITVRGKDGNGEEKAVFIPTNRENLVIEEVILKNGISKQQALTVVQDEFEVKEVLHTKLGWEQDTAVWEITFLNQNDKLNYVYLLFEDGKWWKRILNL from the coding sequence ATGAAAAGTTGGATTATATTTATAAGTGTTTTTATTATTTCACTAAGTCTGTGTATCAGCTTGTTTGTCATTTGGAAAGCAGGACAACCTTTTGCAGACGTCAAAGAAAAAGCTGAACTACTAGCAGTTAGTGAGGGAAATTTAAAAGAAGTGTCGGATTCAATGGTGTACAGTGGATCAACCATATATATTACTGTTCGTGGAAAAGATGGAAATGGGGAAGAAAAAGCTGTTTTTATCCCAACTAATCGCGAAAATTTAGTTATTGAAGAAGTGATACTAAAAAATGGGATTTCAAAACAACAAGCCTTGACAGTGGTACAAGATGAGTTTGAAGTGAAGGAAGTGCTACATACTAAACTTGGTTGGGAGCAAGACACTGCGGTTTGGGAAATTACTTTTTTGAATCAAAATGACAAGTTAAATTACGTGTACTTACTTTTCGAAGACGGAAAATGGTGGAAACGTATTTTAAATTTGTAA
- a CDS encoding YpmA family protein, protein MESKIEIISTVTVDYQSDLYKIVDALNRTLKHRDLMFGLALEKDNQEKAVFTIYKT, encoded by the coding sequence ATCGAAAGCAAAATTGAAATAATTTCAACGGTTACGGTTGACTATCAATCAGACTTGTATAAAATTGTAGACGCCTTAAATCGCACTTTAAAACATAGAGATTTAATGTTCGGACTTGCACTAGAGAAAGACAATCAAGAGAAAGCCGTTTTCACAATTTATAAAACGTAA